A section of the Phaseolus vulgaris cultivar G19833 chromosome 8, P. vulgaris v2.0, whole genome shotgun sequence genome encodes:
- the LOC137825063 gene encoding uncharacterized protein: protein MIVYAFRKGISPGPFCESLIRNRPRTFAEIMRRTVEHIATEGEVSEKRASVVPARPRAPSRAQLARVNEVATGKRGQERKRPYEPRRPQAKGRSGENRPVRHNFVVKLKDLIIVPNIADRLRISAKTDKVLGPRKDAWCEFHQAYGHPITNCLALGHQLDELVKSGFLNDYLVGTSEVAALAAPIEDQAYEMPIHREVHTISGGFLGGGCTASHRKRYVRSVMSVVEQGADDSLDIDLAFTKADLHDVVPHDNDPVVISVVTAGRKVHRVLVDQGSSADVMFLSTFNKLQLSPDLLRPYTGCLYGFAGDQVEVRDYLELRTTFTDGTASRTESIRYLVVNANSAYNILLGMPALNRHRGVSSTRHMKLKLSDLSRRVIVIKSDQEEAKKCYENNLKKKRGVFMVVEMPREVVPMEEAPVEAVPMEEAPVEAAPVKASRAGRECGGEADRWQDV from the coding sequence ATGATAGTGTATGCGTTCAGGAAGGGAATCTCTCCTGGGCCTTTTTGCGAGTCGCTCATCAGAAACCGCCCTAGGACCTTCGCAGAGATCATGCGTCGCACGGTGGAGCACATCGCAACGGAGGGAGAGGTAAGCGAGAAGCGCGCGAGTGTTGTACCCGCACGCCCTAGAGCCCCGTCGCGCGCACAGCTCGCGAGGGTGAATGAGGTCGCGACAGGGAAGAGAGGCCAGGAGAGGAAGCGCCCTTACGAGCCTAGGAGGCCTCAGGCCAAGGGACGCTCAGGGGAGAACCGGCCAGtgaggcacaactttgtggtgaAGTTAAAGGACCTGAtcattgtgcccaacatagcagaTAGGTTGAGAATCTCTGCGAAGAcggacaaggtgttgggaccacgCAAGGATGCATGGTGTGAGTTCCATCAGGCGTACGGGCATCCAATCACCAACTGCTTGGCTCTGGGTCATCAAttggatgagctcgtgaagaGCGGATTCTTGAACGATTATCTGGTAGGGACGTCCGAAGTCGCGGCCTTGGCGGCGCCCATAGAAGACCAGGCCtatgagatgcctatccataGGGAAGTTCACACCATCTCTGGTGGTTTTTTGGGTGGAGGATGCACTGCCTCTCATCGCAAGAGGTACGTGCGGTCAGTGATGTCAGTGGTTGAGCAGGGGGCAGATGACTCGCTGGACATCGACCTCGCGTTCACAAAGGCTGATCTTCACGACGTCGTTCCGCATGATAACGATCCCGTGGTGATTTCGGTTGTGACCGCAGGAAGGAAGGTACACCGAGTGCTCGTGGACCAGGGCAGCTCGGCGGATGTGATGTTCTTGTCCACGttcaacaagttacagttgtcccctgatctgcTGAGACCATACACAGGATGTTTGTATGGCTTCGCAggggaccaggtggaggtgcgcGACTATCTGGAGCTAAGGACGACTTTCACGGATGGCACCGCGTCTCGCACCGAGAGCATAAGGTACTTGGTTGTGAACGCTAACTCGGCGTACAACATTTTGCTGGGGATGCCAGCCTTGAACAGACATAGGGGGGTGTCGTCTACACggcacatgaagctgaagctgTCTGACCttagccgcagggtgatcgtgATTAAATCCGATCAGGAGGAAGccaagaagtgctatgaaaataaccttaaaaaaaAGAGGGGCGTATTCATGGTGGTGGAGATGCCCAGGGAAGTAGTACCCATGGAGGAGGCGCCTGTAGAGGCGGTACCCATGGAGGAGGCGCCTGTAGAGGCAGCACCTGTGAAGGCGTCCCGAGCCGGTCGAGAATGTGGTGGAGAGGCAGATAGGTGGCAAGACGTTTAA